The window TTTTTTCACACGATTATAGACATAATAAATCTGCCCATCACGTGCTAATTCACGATAGATCGCATCTTTGATGAGTTCTTCATTATGCTCAAGAACGTAAGTTTGTATAGGGTGTCGCTCTTCTGGTGGTTCTTCTAGCACGCTCATGTCACGAATACCAATAAGGCTCATATGAAGGGTTCTTGGTATCGGTGTAGCTGTTAACGTTAAGACATCTACATTTTCCTTTACATGCTTAATTTTTTCCTTATGGCTCACACCAAAACGTTGTTCCTCATCAATGATAAGAAGTCCTAAGTCTTTGAAGACCACATCTTTTGAAATAATACGATGGGTACCAATGAGTATGTCCACTAATCCCTTTTTTGTATCCTCAATAATTTTTTTCTGTTCTTTTGCACTCTTGAACCTGGATAGCATTTCTACCCTAACAGGGAAATCCTTCATCCGCTGTACAAAGTTATTAAAATGCTGTTGGGCTAAGATGGTTGTGGGCACCAGGTAAGCCACTTGCTTATCATCTTGTACCGCTTTAAAAGCACCACGTATGGCTACTTCTGTCTTACCATAGCCTACGTCTCCACAGATTAAGCGATCCATGATCTTCTTGCTTTCCATGTCTTTTTTTGTATCTTCAATGGAAATTAATTGATCATCCGTCTCTTCATAAGGGAACATTTCTTCAAATTCCTTTTGCCATACTGTATCTTGTGTAAACCGAAAGCCCTCCCTGGCCTGGCGCTTGGCATACAAATCAACCAAGTCCTTGGCTAAGTCTTCTACCATCCCTTTAACGCGGCTTTTTGTTTTCTTCCACTCTGCTGTCCCTAGTTTATGCAGCTTAGGCTTTTTGCCCTCTGCCCCTATATATTTTTGTATCACATCTAACTGACTGGTTGAAATATAGAGGTTTCCATCGTCTCGGTAAGAAATTTTAATATAATCCTTACTGACCTCATCAATCTCTATCTTTTCTGTTCCTCTAAAAATACCGATGCCGTAATTCTCATGAACCACGTAATCGCCTACTTTTAAATCGGTGAAGCTTTCAATTTTACTGCCTTTGAATTTCTTCTTTCGGGTCTTCTTCCTCTTGTTACTCTTACCAATTAAGTCTGTTTCCGATACCACAACAAATTTAATAAGCGGGTATTCAAACCCCTTATGCAAGCTGCCGCAACTGACAGCCACTTTGCCTCTTGGAATATCACGATCAAGCTTGGATAGATAATAAGCATCGATACCTCTATCTTTTAAATCATTGGTCAATCTTTCAGCCCTCGTTTTTGATGCTGTCAATAACAAGGTCTTGTACTGATTATGACTCCAATACTTAAGATCTTTTTCCAATATTTCCATACTTTTATGATAAGGATTAATGGATTTTACTGACAGATTGACACTGTAATCATAGTGGAATCGATCGGTTTTTTGCTGTAAGGTACTCATGAGCACCTTGGTATAGGCATCCAATTTATGCAATAATTCGCCCATAGAAATGAGTATTTCTGTCTGTCCTTGCAGAAGATAGCCTTTTTCATACCTGTTGATGATACTCTCTGAAAATTCCTTATGGATACTATCAAAACGTTCTTTTATACGTATGGGCTCATCCACAAAAACAAGGGTATCTTTTTCAAAATAATCTAGGAACGATACGGTTTTATCGTAGAAATATTCCACAAAACCTTCAATACCATTAAAAGATTTTTGGTGGGTGATTTTATCGATAATGGTGGTACTGGACTGCTTAATCCGTTCTACCTCTTCCTGCTTACCAGCCTTCTCAAAAACGTTGATCATATTATCTCTGTCTGTTTTTATATGCTTAATAGCTTTGTCAATTCGGTCTTGATGAACAACCACTTCTCTGGCCGGATATATTTCCACTTGGTCAACCTTATCAATAGAACGCTGACTTTCAACATTCATCATGCGGATGGAATCCACCTCATCATCCCATAATTCGATTCGGTAAGCATTTTTTTCTGTAAGGGGATAGATATCAATAATGCCGCCCCGTATAGCAAATTGTCCCTTACTTTCTACTTGTGTGACCCTTTCATAACCCATAAACATAAATTCTTCACTAATGGTGTTAGGATCCCATACGGTACCTACCTTACACATCATGATTCGGGCTTCTAAAGCCTCTTTACTGATTAACTTATCCATCAATGCTTCAAGGGATAAGATAACGGTATAGCCATCTTGCTCATTCATGGCTTTTATAATACACATACGCTGCCGAATAATATCATTGCTATGTACATCAGCATTGTAGAAAATAAGATCTTTAGCAGGGTACAATAACACTTCTTTTTGCTCAAAGAATTTCATGTCCTCATATATTTCTCTAGCCCGAAGTTCATTATACGTGATAATGAGCTTGCATCGCTGTTGACCTATAGCATGCATCAGGTGGCATTTTTCAGAATCAATGGCGCCTGTTATATAAATAGGACGATGTTCTTTATTGACTTTTTTAATGGCATTACTAAAAGCCTCTAATTCGCTTAAAGGTTGTACGAGTGTTTTCAAATCATCACATCCTGTATTCTATTAGGTTAAACTACAAATAGTAGACATAATCTCTTTCGCGTTATAATGGCATAACCATTTTATCTTTCCAAATTGCTTTCATATGGATTAAGGTGCAGCTAAAAATTTCCCTTACTGCTGTATTTCCCATGTTTGATATAACTTAATAGCATATGGAAAACACATCACATAAGCGATTATTCTAAGCAAACGTCCTGAAATTCGATGACATACTAAGTGCGAAAATTGATTGATAACGATAACATATTATAGTATATACAAATCATTATATATTATTTCACAGTAATTTTAAACATACTAATTGTAAAAAAGCCCAAAAAATACTCTTTGGTCAGCAAAACCAAAGAGCTTTTGGGATAAAGTTTATAAAAAATTCTAAAATTAGAATTCTTTAGCGTTATAATATAAGAAATTATCAAAGTTTTAACATACCAATCAAGAATTGTTCACCATCATGTCCATCAATAAAAGTGTATCAAAAAACTTCCCTCTTCGGTGGCCAGGCTGCCACTTGTTACTATCTAACAAAAGGCCCTATAGCTTTGCGTCCCATTCTTTCAAATGGTTTGCTATTATCGGTGAAAAGCAATTCTAATGGTTTATTTAATTTCTTGTAAAATTATATCATATTTTTGTAGGAATATCAACATATTTTACATAGAATTATTTGAAATAACCCATAATTCGATTAATATTTCGTTAATCAAGAATTATAGACTACTTTTTTTACGTAAAATAGTCCCATCTCGAAATGTTTTATTCGCAATCTCTTTTTATTTTCACATTGTAGATATTCATTGCTTTATCAACACCATCACCAAGGATACACGCTATAGCATCACTTGCTTTTTTAATTTCATCTACGATTTCTTTTATTTCTGTATCACTAAAACGGCTCAAGACATGGTCCTTTAGGTCCCATTCAGGGGACTTATTACCTATCCCTACACGAATCCGTGTAAATGCATCGGTACCAAGATGCCTAATAATACTCTTCATACCATTATGCCCACCTGCACTACCCTTTTTGCGAATACGCATGGTGCCTACTTCAAAACATATGTCATCGTAAACAACAATAAGGTCTTGTTCTGTACATTTATAAAAATCCATAATAGGCCGAACGCTCTCACCACTAGCATTCATATAGGTCTGGGGTTGAACCAATAACACCTTATGACCAGCGATATGTCCACTACCAATAATGGCTTTATACTTCTTTTTATTTAGTTTTATTTGATTTTCATAAGCTAAGCGCTCAATCACTTCAAAGCCTACGTTATGCCTTGTAGCGGCATATTGCATGCCCGGATTACCTAATCCAACAATTACATACATGCCTATCACCTTTCTTAGCCATCACCTTTAAAAGCCCTAGTATCCATATTCACTAGGGCTTTTACAAAGTACCATATTTTCAAGTAATAGTCAACTTTAAACGAATAATTTAGATACAGATTTGTTGCAGTGAATACGATGGATTGCTTCTGCTAGAATCTGAGCAACCGTTAATTGCTTAATCTTATCTATTTTTTTCTCTTTTGGAAGAGCAATGGTGTCAAGTACAACTAATTCTTTAATGTGAGATTTTTGGATTCTCTCAATGGCAGGTCCTGATAAAACAGCATGGGTACAACAGGCATAGACTTCTGTAGCACCTTGCTCTTTTAATGCATTCACCGCATTACAGATTGTCCCAGCCGTGTCGATCATATCGTCAACCAAGACAACTTTTTTACCTTTGATATCCCCTATTATATTCATCACTTCTGATACATTGGCCTCTGGTCTTCTCTTATCGATGATGGCCATAGGAATATCCAGTTTTTCTGCAAAAGCACGTGTTCGTTTAACACTACCAATATCAGGAGAAACCATCGCTACATTATCTAAGTCGTTTGCGAACTTTTCTTTGTAATATTTTACAAACAGTGGTGACCCAAGCATATGGTCCACAGGAATTGTAAAAAACCCTTGAATCTGAGCACAATGTAAATCCATCACAAGACCACGATCTGCTCCAGCTGCTTGAATTAAGTCGGCAACCATCCTGGCACTGATTGGATCTCTTGCTCTAGCTTTTCTGTCCTGTCTTGCATAACCATAATAAGGAATGACTGCTGTAATACGTCCAGCAGAAGCTCTTCTTAGGGCATCAATCATGATTAAAAGTTCCATAAGATTATCGTTTACTGGGCTTGATGTAGGTTGAACAACGTAACAATCGACACCTCGAACAATTTCATCAATTTTTACATAGGTTTCCCCATCGCTGAATTGTCCGACATCTGCTTTTCCAATGGTTAATCCTAAGTCTGCTGCTATGGCCTTAGCTAGTTCAGGGTTAGCATTACACGAGAAAATCTTGATGCCGTCATTGTTCCTAATTGTACTTGTCATTATGAATCCTCCTATAATATTTTTAAAACATAAGGAAATCATTCCTAATCTAGAAATAATTTCCTTACATAAAAGTTATCTGTTTCTTTTTACCCATTCTTCCATGTTCACTTGGCGTGCTCTGCCTATACCCAAGGCATAAGATGGCACATTTTTTGTAATGGTAGAACCTGCAGCCGTATAAGCAGATTCTTCTACTTTAACGGGTGAAACTAAATTGGTATTACAGCCTATAAAGGCATTATCTTCAATGGTGGTACGGTGTTTCTTCTCTCCATCATAATTCACAACAACTGATCCACAGCCAAAATTCACGTGATTACCAACATCTGCATCACCCACATACGTTAAGTGGGATGCTTTGGTATAATCACCCATGGTTGCATTTTTAATTTCCACAAAGTCACCTATTTTTGCATGATGTCCGATAATGGAACCTGGACGTATATAAGCAAAAGGTCCAACCGTCGTATAATTACCTATCTGGCTGTCTAAAATGGTTGATCCATCCACATTGACGTATTCCCCAATATGTGAATCCACAATACGACAGTTCGGTCCAATAATACAGTTTTTCCCTATAGTAGTCTTGCCTTCAATATGGTTATTTGGATAGATTGTTGTATCAGCACCAATGGTTGCGTCCTTGCTGATATAAGTATGCGATGGGTTCATAATGGTAACGCCATTTTCCATATGCTGAAAATTAATTCTCTTCTGCATAATGGTTCCAGCTTGATAGAGTTGTACTTTGGAGTTGACACCTAAAATATCTTCATACCGGTCACTGATCATAGCGTTTACATTCAAACGTTTCGCCATAATGGATTTCAAAGTGTCTGGAAGATAGTATTCACCTTGTGCATTATCATTGGATAATGTTTTTAAGGCTTCATTTAATGCTTTTGCATCAAAACAGTACATGCCTGAATTAATTTCACAAATCATTTTTTCAGATTCTGTGGCATCTTTATGTTCTACACTTTTGATAAAAGTATGTGTTTCGTCTCTTATGATCCTGCCATAGCCTGTAGGATCCTCTACGATAGTCGATAACAAGGTTGCTGCGTTATCATGTCTAATGTGGTAATCGACCATCTTCAATAATGTATCTTCTGAAATTAACGGCGTATCACCAAACAGAATTAATACATTGCCTTCGTTTCCAATAAATTCTTTTGCCTGCATAACAGCATGGCCTGTCCCCAATTGGTCTTCTTGTAAAACAAATTCCACATCATACGATACCGCCTTCTTTACAGTATCCGCTTCGTGTCCTATAACAACACAAATATCATCTGCACCAGCATTTATTGCTGATTCAATCACATAATCCAACATGGTCTTTCCAAGTATTTTATGTACGACCTTAGGTAATTCCGATTTCATTCGAGTCCCTGCCCCAGCTGCCAATATCACTGCTTTTAGTTTACTCATGTTCTATACACCACCTTAGGCTTTTCATTAACCCTCACCATTTTACACCACTTGCACCATATATGCAAGGTATAATTGTAACAAATATCTAACGAGCGCACTGTCAATTCCTGTGACTTTTTATATGGCTTATGCCTATGTTTTCCATCTTACATCCCATTAAAAATGACGCTGCAAACGCCCCTGTAAATCCAATTTCAAACGATATTTTCCTCCTAACATCACGAAAGGCACTTTCACAAGGAAAGTGCCTAATAGCTTATTCTTCGTATGTAACAGCTATTTCATCTGCTGCGCCATCATCTGTAAGCATCAGTGTTTCATACTTTTCAAGTACGCTTTTTTGAATCTTTTCTCGCGTGTCTGAATTAATTGGATGTGCAATGTCTCTGAATTCCCCATCCAATGCCTTACGGCTTGGCATTGCGATAAATAAACCTTTTTCGCCTTCAATTACTTTGATATCATGAACAACAAATTCATTATCAAAAGTAACTGATACTACTGCTTTCATTTTTCCATCTTTGGCAACTTTGCGTATTCTCACATCTGTAATTTGCATGAGTTAACCCCTTTCCGTAACTTGTTGTTAAGGGGAGAAGAGTCCCCCTCTACTTTTAAATTTGCCTTCTGTAATAACTCACAATAATTATATTACATATTTCAGAAAAGTTCAATGTTTTTTTATATAATTGTGCGTTTTTTCATTATTTATCAGAACTACATATCTTTAGCATTCCTCTTTACAACTATTTTGATTTTTCCTGTATCCCCTTTAACTAGGCTGTTATCCTTGATTATAGCGCCTGTATCCACAATACAATTTTCTATAAAACAATTATTGCCTACATAAGCACCATCTAACAAAATGGTGTTTTGAATTACTGAATTTTCACCAATAAAAACTTTCGGAAAGAGAATGGATTTTTCCACTTTCCCATTAACAATACAACCGGCTGAAACCAAGGCATCATGCACAATAGCGCCATAATTGTACTTTGCTGGCGGTTCGTCTTGAACCTTGGAAACCACATGGGGATACTGTCTAAAAAAGTAGTCTCTGTAACTTTTTGTCAGAAAATTCATGTTGCTTTGGTAATAAGATTCCATACTATTTATACAACTAAAGTATGTGTTATGAAGATAGGCGTATATTTTCTTTTTCTTTCGATAACGAATGATTAAGTCATGAACAATATCATAACGTTCATCTTGAGC is drawn from Vallitalea pronyensis and contains these coding sequences:
- the mfd gene encoding transcription-repair coupling factor gives rise to the protein MKTLVQPLSELEAFSNAIKKVNKEHRPIYITGAIDSEKCHLMHAIGQQRCKLIITYNELRAREIYEDMKFFEQKEVLLYPAKDLIFYNADVHSNDIIRQRMCIIKAMNEQDGYTVILSLEALMDKLISKEALEARIMMCKVGTVWDPNTISEEFMFMGYERVTQVESKGQFAIRGGIIDIYPLTEKNAYRIELWDDEVDSIRMMNVESQRSIDKVDQVEIYPAREVVVHQDRIDKAIKHIKTDRDNMINVFEKAGKQEEVERIKQSSTTIIDKITHQKSFNGIEGFVEYFYDKTVSFLDYFEKDTLVFVDEPIRIKERFDSIHKEFSESIINRYEKGYLLQGQTEILISMGELLHKLDAYTKVLMSTLQQKTDRFHYDYSVNLSVKSINPYHKSMEILEKDLKYWSHNQYKTLLLTASKTRAERLTNDLKDRGIDAYYLSKLDRDIPRGKVAVSCGSLHKGFEYPLIKFVVVSETDLIGKSNKRKKTRKKKFKGSKIESFTDLKVGDYVVHENYGIGIFRGTEKIEIDEVSKDYIKISYRDDGNLYISTSQLDVIQKYIGAEGKKPKLHKLGTAEWKKTKSRVKGMVEDLAKDLVDLYAKRQAREGFRFTQDTVWQKEFEEMFPYEETDDQLISIEDTKKDMESKKIMDRLICGDVGYGKTEVAIRGAFKAVQDDKQVAYLVPTTILAQQHFNNFVQRMKDFPVRVEMLSRFKSAKEQKKIIEDTKKGLVDILIGTHRIISKDVVFKDLGLLIIDEEQRFGVSHKEKIKHVKENVDVLTLTATPIPRTLHMSLIGIRDMSVLEEPPEERHPIQTYVLEHNEELIKDAIYRELARDGQIYYVYNRVKKIDEIADWISKMVPEASVAYAHGQMNERELENIMFDYINGDIDILVCTTIIETGLDIQNTNTIIIQDADRLGLSQLYQLRGRVGRSNRVAYAYLLYKKDKILQETAEKRLQAIREFTEFGSGFKIAMRDLEIRGAGNILGAMQHGHMEAVGYDLYCKLLEEAIHEVHDEKVEASFDTSVELNVDAFIPPRYIRDEIRKLEAYKKIASIEDEKDYYDIQEELEDRYGDLPKSVANLLEIALIKAMGNRADIINIEQKGEQIKFETKKDARINPDRIPELLKKYRHDLFFTINKVPYFTYKMKRNDKKQFFRHIKNVLQDIKDLKD
- the pth gene encoding aminoacyl-tRNA hydrolase is translated as MYVIVGLGNPGMQYAATRHNVGFEVIERLAYENQIKLNKKKYKAIIGSGHIAGHKVLLVQPQTYMNASGESVRPIMDFYKCTEQDLIVVYDDICFEVGTMRIRKKGSAGGHNGMKSIIRHLGTDAFTRIRVGIGNKSPEWDLKDHVLSRFSDTEIKEIVDEIKKASDAIACILGDGVDKAMNIYNVKIKRDCE
- a CDS encoding ribose-phosphate diphosphokinase, with the translated sequence MTSTIRNNDGIKIFSCNANPELAKAIAADLGLTIGKADVGQFSDGETYVKIDEIVRGVDCYVVQPTSSPVNDNLMELLIMIDALRRASAGRITAVIPYYGYARQDRKARARDPISARMVADLIQAAGADRGLVMDLHCAQIQGFFTIPVDHMLGSPLFVKYYKEKFANDLDNVAMVSPDIGSVKRTRAFAEKLDIPMAIIDKRRPEANVSEVMNIIGDIKGKKVVLVDDMIDTAGTICNAVNALKEQGATEVYACCTHAVLSGPAIERIQKSHIKELVVLDTIALPKEKKIDKIKQLTVAQILAEAIHRIHCNKSVSKLFV
- the glmU gene encoding bifunctional UDP-N-acetylglucosamine diphosphorylase/glucosamine-1-phosphate N-acetyltransferase GlmU, yielding MSKLKAVILAAGAGTRMKSELPKVVHKILGKTMLDYVIESAINAGADDICVVIGHEADTVKKAVSYDVEFVLQEDQLGTGHAVMQAKEFIGNEGNVLILFGDTPLISEDTLLKMVDYHIRHDNAATLLSTIVEDPTGYGRIIRDETHTFIKSVEHKDATESEKMICEINSGMYCFDAKALNEALKTLSNDNAQGEYYLPDTLKSIMAKRLNVNAMISDRYEDILGVNSKVQLYQAGTIMQKRINFQHMENGVTIMNPSHTYISKDATIGADTTIYPNNHIEGKTTIGKNCIIGPNCRIVDSHIGEYVNVDGSTILDSQIGNYTTVGPFAYIRPGSIIGHHAKIGDFVEIKNATMGDYTKASHLTYVGDADVGNHVNFGCGSVVVNYDGEKKHRTTIEDNAFIGCNTNLVSPVKVEESAYTAAGSTITKNVPSYALGIGRARQVNMEEWVKRNR
- the spoVG gene encoding septation regulator SpoVG, which translates into the protein MQITDVRIRKVAKDGKMKAVVSVTFDNEFVVHDIKVIEGEKGLFIAMPSRKALDGEFRDIAHPINSDTREKIQKSVLEKYETLMLTDDGAADEIAVTYEE